The nucleotide sequence CCGGGCCGTTTGGCAAACTCTGTAAAATCCTGAATCCCGATGTGCTACGGATTTCTATGGAAGATGACGGGCATTTGATGGCGCAATCGACCAGCCCGCTCAAAATTGAAAACCGCGCCCTGGGCTACATGATTTACCAGGATCTGTACGATTTCGATTTCTACGAAGGCAAAGTATTTTATGGCGGCAATACGCGGTTTGAATTGCTGGAGCCGAAAAACGAAGCCGAAAAAAACCTGTGGCGCGCCAACCAGCAAAAAGCCTACCAGGGCTCGCTCAAGCAGCTCCTGACCAGCATGGTGACGGATAGCCTGCGGGAGAACGGATTCCGCGTGTTTCAGGAAATACCCGATTCGCTCCGGCGGTTCAATACCGTCCGGTCGGTGAATGGATTGAATCCCCTCAAAAACCATTTGCACAACCGGATCGAAGAAATCAGGGGCGCGCAACTGGTCAGACCCGGTGAACTGGAAACCGAGCGGCTGGTGGTGTCTCGTACCAAACTGGAAGTATTCAATATCAACAAGCACGGTCGCTCACCCTACACGGATATGGGATACGCGTATACGCTGATCACCATGCCGCAGGGCTACATCGTGATTTCGCCCGCAGGCTGGGTGGTAATGCCCATGGGTTTTGAAATAGCGGGCGATCTGGGCAACGACCGCTTCGCGAACCTGCTACCATCGGACTGGAAACGGGAGTAGAGTAGGTACAATTCTGCCGTAAAAGAGGAGCAAGCGAATGAAGGCTATCGGTCGCGTGGCAACCGGCGTTTATGGCTTTGGATTGCTTACCCACCCCCATTTTTTACCCTGTAAAACCCACTTGCGATTGTTCCCGGCCATTTCCTGCGCGGGGGCCTGCGGGCGGTAGGCGCGCCACATGGTCGTCACGAAAGGGTCGTAGGTCGTAGTCTCGGCCTTTGGGCGAGGGTAGGTACCCCGCGCTGCCGCGTAGGGATCATCTTCCCGCATCCAGCGCTCGATGTAATCAAAGTGGGCGTCGTGGTTCCAGAGTTGGACAGCTTTCAGATAGCGGGCGGCCAGGGCGGTACCTACCCAGGCCTGGGCATTGCAGCAGGTACGGTAGCCTTCGGAGGTTTTGTCCCAGTCTTGCCACTGATCCGGCGTTTTTTCCTCGTAGGTGTCCCGGTTGCCGTGATGAATGATCATCTGCCACAGCGCGTCCTGGCCAAACCAGCCTTTTCCGTAGTAGGTCTGCGTATCCTCGTGGAAAACGGCAGTTTCGGGCAACTGCGCCAGGGTAGGGTCATTTAGTAAAATACTCGCAAACAAAATAGGCCACTTGCGGCCGCTGGAATGCCCCCCGCCTTCGTTCCAGTACCCACCTACCTTCGCTAATCCAGACAGGTCGATGCCGCGCTGAATGAGCTCAAGCGTGAGTTTTTCTTTCCACTGCCGGGGTACATCCAACATTACCATCAGGCTGGCCATCGATACCAGCCTGGCGTATTCACGGCCGTAGTTGGGCTGGTTTTCGTTGGGAACCAGTTCCTGCTGCGACCAGCTGAGGATGTGGTCGATCCAGGGACGCTGAAAGTACCTTTCAAAGTCCTCCCAGGAAGGTACCTGCCCGGCGGGTGTGAGAGCGGGCAGCACCTCCCAGCGAATGTCCTGGGCCCGAAAAATTGGCTTTTCCGTACCCGCATAAGGCGGCCGGAACGCGTCCGTGGGGGGCTCGGACGTGAGGCAGGTCAGCACGGCGGCGGCTTTCATGACCACCTGACATTTCCTTTCCCCGTCCCACATCAGTTCCTTACAGAAGTGGTCGACGGGAAGTGATGTGTTGCTGATGGAGGAAACCAACGATCGATTTGGGACAAAATCCAAGGGTAAAGAAATGGCATCCTTTTTAAGAAATGTGTTGCTGCGCGAATCAAAGCCCTGGGTATAGCCCGCTTTCAGCACAATCATGGAGCCATTGCGCAGGCTGTTGTCTGGTTTCAGGCTGGTATCGTTCCAGCGGTTGAGGTTAATTACTGAATTGTCGGACTGTACCGGACCCGGCTCCGGCGTGATTTTTACGATTCGCACCGGCCCCACCACCCACCAATCGCCCGTGATGAACTGGCCCGTGCGGGCGGGTTTATCAAAAGTCCAGGTAATACCGTATTGGCTCACCTCCCGCCGGAGGGCTACCCCAGTCGCTGGTTCTGTCTCGCCTGGGGAAGTCGGTTTAGAGCAGGACAAAAGAGGGAGGGAGGCCAGTAGCAAAATGTAAGCGGCAATTGTTTTCATAACCTTATCGAACGGATTAAGTCTGATCGCTTGTCTAAAATCTGAATACAAAACGGACAGGGTACCTGTTTCTACCGCTGGCCTATGCCTATTATTCAGGTAATAGGGCCTTCTAGAAATCTTTTATTTCCGTTGACCTGGATAAAACCTATTTCGGGCGGACACGTGCAGGCCCCGGCAGTAAGTACCGAAACCAGATCAGTATAAGAAAATCATAAGGCCCTTATGTCAGGAATCCGAAGAGAAAAATAATCAATCGCTATGAGAAAACAAGTACTCCTGTGGCTGATGTGTGGCCTATCGCTTGCTATAGGTCGGGTGTGTGGCCAAAGCAGCCCGATTGCGCTTCATCCCCAAAATCCGCATTATTTTATCTATAAGGGTAAAACGACCGCCCTGATCACTTCGGCCGAGCATTACGGGGCCGTATTGAATCTTGATTTTGACTATAAAAAATATCTGAAAACCTTGGCCGACGAAGGCATGAACTACACCCGGATTTTCACGGGTACCTACTACGAAATCCAGGGAGATTTTAATATTGAAAATAATACCCTCGCCCCCAAGCCCGACCGGTACCTCGGTCCGTGGCAGAAGGTAGGTGGCGACAAAATGAAGTTCGATTTGTCGAAGTGGAACGAAGCCTACTTTACCCGGCTTAAAGACTTTCTGGACGAAGCGCGCAAGCACGGTATCATCGTCGAGATTACTTTGTTTTCTTCCATTTATCAGGATAAAACCTGGGGCATTTCACCGCAAAACCCAGTCAACAACGTCAATCTTACCGACAGCATCCCGCGCCAGAAGGCCCAAACGCTGGACAACAAGGGGCTTTGGCCCTATCAGCAAGCCTTTGTGAAAAAGATCGTGACCGAACTGAACGGCTTCGACAACCTCTTTTTCGAAGTGCAGAACGAACCCTGGTCCGACCGGACCGTAGCGGTGTATAACATTGTCAATAAAGAAGAACTGTTGAAAAATGACTGGACCAACAAGGCCGATTTCGCCGACGAAGCCTCTCTGCAATGGCAGGCTGCCGTGGCCAACACAATCACCCAAACCGAGCAAAAGCTAGCCAAAAAGCACCTCATCGCTCAGAACTACACCAATTTCCGCGCCTCCATCCCCGAGGTAGCCCCTACTATTTCCATCATCAATTTCCACTACGCCTGGCCCGAGGCGGTACAATGGAATTATCACTATCCGAAGGTAATCGGCTTCGACGAGTCGGGCTTCGCGGGGTCCGACGATGCCGTGTACCGCCGCCAAGCGTGGCAGTTCATGCTCAGCGGGGGCGGGCTGTTCAATAGCCTCGACTATTCCTTTTCCGTGGGTCACGAAGACGGTAGGGGTACCTACAAAGCACCGGGCGGCGGCAGCACGGCCCTGCGGGCACAACTGAAAATACTCGCGGATTTTCTGCATAGCTACGACCTGGAAAAGCTGCGGCCCAACTATGCCGGTATCCTCGCCGCGCCGGGCCTGATCACTTATACTTTATCGGACAAAAGTCAGGCGTTTGCCGTGTTTCTGAGAGCGACAGGTACCCGGAAATCGACGTTGAAAATCGCCGTGGACAAGGGTACCTATTCCGTAAAAACGCTCGATACGGTTTCGGGAAAATATACCGATTTGGGGGATGCGAAGTCGGTGGAGGGAGTACTGACGATTCCTATTGACATACCCGCGGGGGAGCTGGCTTTGAAAGTATTGCGGCGGTAGGTACCTTTGGAAGTCTTACATGAATGGAGTTATTCCTCGCAGGGTTTTTGGTATATTTGTTAACACTACTGAGAACAAATCTATTATGGATATTAAAGGGCCTAATAAGCCCTTTTAAATCATACATCATGAATCCACTCTCTTCATGCCAACAATTCTGATCAAGGATGGGTATCGGTTTTTCTTTTATAGCAACGACCATCTCCCTGAGCATATACACGTCGAAAAGGGAGACAAAACGGCAAAATTTATCCTGGAACCAATTCTGCCAATAAAATCCAGTAGATTTAACTCCAAAGAGTTGCGAACAATCAGGACAATAATAGAGCGCAATTCCGAACTTTTTAAAACCAAATGGAATGAGCATTTTGACAATAAGTAAATCATCGAATGCTACAGATCTGTCCTTTACACCCGACAAAATGAATGTGTTTTTGGAGGATGGCAGAGAATTGGCAGTTCCCCTGGAATGGTTTCCTGCTTTAAGGGATGCCACGGTCGAACAATTGAACAACTGGCGGTTTATCGGAAACGGCGAGGGTATTCATTGGCCCGAACTCGATGAAGATATTTTGGTTGTTCGTCTGTTGAACTGATGGGGCTCTGTGGGTTATCTATCTGTTAAGATATTCTAGAGCGAATAGTAGGGGAGATTAATATCAATCAAGCACTTAGCCATCAGGCAACCTTCCTAAATTCCTGAATTACATATTGCCGCTCCATTAGCTCGATCGCAAAGCGTTGGCAGGCATCAAGGTCTTCGGGTTCGAGCATCGGGTACTGGTAGAGTACCTCTTCTCGCGATGATCCGGCGTATAGGAATTCAAGTACGGTTTGTACGGTGATTCTCATGCCCCGGACGATGGGCCGCCCGTTGCAGATGTCGGGATTGATGGCAATACGGTCGCTGATGTAAGTCGTCATAACGTAAGGTCGTTTTCCAAATGTACGAAGTTTTGTTTTGCGGTATGCACCACGATCCGGGTTACAAGACTATAAAGCAGGAAAGGTACCCATTTATTAAACGTTGATGAATGTCACGTAATATAGGCCTTTGGGATTATGGATGCAGCGGGCGAAGGACATGGGCTTGCGGGTTGGAAGTTTCGCAAGCAAAGGTACTGGATTGTGGCGCTTGGGCTTCGACGGTCATTACAAACGGCCATTTATCTTTGGTACGCAGTCTTGCAGACTACGCATAACGACGCTCGCGGCGGCGAAAGTCTACTGAGAACGAGATTATTCCTCAAACAGATATTCAGTCCCACTTCTATCAATGTAGAACTTTCGATTCCCACATTCAACCTCAAGAAGGTTATTTTCAAATTTTTGAGAAAATTTGTGATCGTATTTTATGGGTATTTGTATATCGCCTTTCTCATTTAGAAATCCCATTTTTCCATCTTTAGCAATTGAACAAAGGCCTTCACTAAAATTCCCAACATCATCATATTCTAATGGTATGACAATTTCTCCATCTAGATTGATTGCTCCCATTTTTTTATTTCGTTCCACAACCGATGTTCCATTTGTAAACCAAAATGCTCTATCATAAATAAATGGTATAATCGGTTGATCTAATTGATTGATAAAGCCCCATTTGCCTTTAATACTTACAGCGGCTAAGCCCTGAGAAAAAGATTGTGCGTCATCGTATCTACAATCAATAATCACTTCTCCATGCTTATTAATAAATCCCCATCCTTTACCATCTATATATATTCTTGCTAAATGCTCATGAAATATGCAAATTTCATAATTATAGTCACAAGAAAGTATTTCGACTCCGGTATTGTCAATATACCCCCAATTATTTTTTTCTGTATCCACTGTTCCGCGAGCAACAAAGTAATAGTCATTTTCCTTACAAATGTTGATGTATGAATAATGGCAAGGTATGACAAGTTCTCCCAACTTATTGATTACACCAAAGCTACCTCCGCTAGAAACAATAGCTTTCTCATTTATAAAATCACGTATCTCTTCAAATTCAAATGGAATAACAATATTATTGTCTTTATCGATTACTCCCCATTTTTCTGTATGTTTTCTATTCATTTCATCTCTCCAATAATTTCTCCTTAAATCTTTTTCCTCTAAAAATGCAAAGTAGCCATCAAGATGATCGCTATTTATCGATTCTGAATCATTAGGGTACCCAGTATTTTCAAATATTAAATTATCATTAATTTTCTTCATGACACTACATAGTGATTCACTAAAATTAGAAACTTTATCATATATAAAGGGTATTTCTATTTTACCTTCCCTATTAATAAAACCCCATCTTTCTCCATTCTTTACTGCCGCTAAATTATCCGAAAATTCTCGAAATTCATCAAATTCTAATGCGATAGTATTTCCAATACTAGAATTCAAGTTTGATTTTAATTTAGTGCTCGTTTTGTCTAATGCCCCATTTAAATGATAAAAAAGTATTTCATTATCAGTTTTTTCTATAGTAATTTGATCTCTACCTGATTTGGCACTCGTGATGTTATCTTTAAAATCTTCAATATAATTATATTTGCATGGTATCACTTCATTACCAAATAAATCTACAAATCCAATTTTATGATCTTTATAGACCTTTGATAATCCATCATAAAATACCGATACTGCATCATAAATATGCTCTATAATTACATTCTTATTTTCATCACAAAACCCCCATTTTGTAGTTCTATTTTTAAAATATTTTACACTAGGAATTAGAAAATTATAACTTTGACGTTTAAATATTTTATTCTTGTCAGTACGGTTTTTCATATAGATTTATGCGATGGTACGGTACTCTGTTTTAATAATTTTTTGGAAAATACTATCTACCTTCATATACCATAAGTAAAAACCCGTTGCTCACTACACCACCTCCGTGAAATAGTCGAACAATACATGAGAGTCGCAGATGATTACTTTGGCCATGCTTTCGCCCTTATCAATTCCATAGTACGTTTGTCATTTGCCCAAATATCCCCAAAAGCCGCCGGAGTTTCGCCGGGCTTGGCATTGCTCTTATGCAGCAATGGGATGGCGTTACCAGGTTCTACTTCCGTTTCAATACCGTTTTCTACCAAAAGCTTTTTGGCTTTGGCGTAATCCTTGTCGTTTACAGTCAGCGTTTTCATGGGCTTATTGAATATATGACAGGAGAAAGTGAATCGTGGGAGAAATATACCGACAAAGCCGTAAAGCACAAAAGAGCAGCCCGGCGAATCCTCCCCAGGCTGCTTCTCATGCTACCGCCAGTTTGTAACTGGCGGCTAAGCATAATTCAAGTCTGCGACTTGCAGAACCTACCCTTCCACCTCCGCATACTCCTCCACCGGAATACACGCACAGATCAAATTCCGGTCGCCGTAGGCGCTATCCACGCGGCTGACGCTAGGCCAGAATTTGTTGAAGCGCAGGGCGGGCAGCGGGAAGGCGGCTTTTTCGCGGGAATAGGGACGGGCCCAGTCTTCGGCCAGTACTACGCGGGAAGTGTGCGGGGCGTGTTTCAGGACGTTCTCGGCACGGTCGGCGGTACCTTCTTCCACTTCGCGGATTTCCTGACGGATGGCCAGCATCGTGTCGCAGAAGCGGTCAAGCTCGGCCTTGGATTCCGATTCGGTGGGTTCGATCATGAGGGTACCTGCCACCGGAAACGACAGAGTAGGGGCATGGTAGCCATAGTCCATCAGGCGCTTGGCGATATCCTCGGCCTCGACGCCCGCCGC is from Salmonirosea aquatica and encodes:
- a CDS encoding carboxypeptidase-like regulatory domain-containing protein, which codes for MHLTSWAQTGTVTLTGTVTDEKTGEPLPFANVYINNSSIGTTTNEKGAYVLTNLPIGSLDVAVSYLGYTPIKQTLRFEQPGRKTVLFKMRAGMELEGVVIYSKKSKKREQRLKIITRELLGAGPFGKLCKILNPDVLRISMEDDGHLMAQSTSPLKIENRALGYMIYQDLYDFDFYEGKVFYGGNTRFELLEPKNEAEKNLWRANQQKAYQGSLKQLLTSMVTDSLRENGFRVFQEIPDSLRRFNTVRSVNGLNPLKNHLHNRIEEIRGAQLVRPGELETERLVVSRTKLEVFNINKHGRSPYTDMGYAYTLITMPQGYIVISPAGWVVMPMGFEIAGDLGNDRFANLLPSDWKRE
- a CDS encoding WG repeat-containing protein, whose product is MKNRTDKNKIFKRQSYNFLIPSVKYFKNRTTKWGFCDENKNVIIEHIYDAVSVFYDGLSKVYKDHKIGFVDLFGNEVIPCKYNYIEDFKDNITSAKSGRDQITIEKTDNEILFYHLNGALDKTSTKLKSNLNSSIGNTIALEFDEFREFSDNLAAVKNGERWGFINREGKIEIPFIYDKVSNFSESLCSVMKKINDNLIFENTGYPNDSESINSDHLDGYFAFLEEKDLRRNYWRDEMNRKHTEKWGVIDKDNNIVIPFEFEEIRDFINEKAIVSSGGSFGVINKLGELVIPCHYSYINICKENDYYFVARGTVDTEKNNWGYIDNTGVEILSCDYNYEICIFHEHLARIYIDGKGWGFINKHGEVIIDCRYDDAQSFSQGLAAVSIKGKWGFINQLDQPIIPFIYDRAFWFTNGTSVVERNKKMGAINLDGEIVIPLEYDDVGNFSEGLCSIAKDGKMGFLNEKGDIQIPIKYDHKFSQKFENNLLEVECGNRKFYIDRSGTEYLFEE
- a CDS encoding DUF4160 domain-containing protein, whose amino-acid sequence is MPTILIKDGYRFFFYSNDHLPEHIHVEKGDKTAKFILEPILPIKSSRFNSKELRTIRTIIERNSELFKTKWNEHFDNK
- a CDS encoding DUF2442 domain-containing protein codes for the protein MSILTISKSSNATDLSFTPDKMNVFLEDGRELAVPLEWFPALRDATVEQLNNWRFIGNGEGIHWPELDEDILVVRLLN
- a CDS encoding DUF433 domain-containing protein; this encodes MTTYISDRIAINPDICNGRPIVRGMRITVQTVLEFLYAGSSREEVLYQYPMLEPEDLDACQRFAIELMERQYVIQEFRKVA